One Methylocapsa sp. D3K7 DNA window includes the following coding sequences:
- a CDS encoding hydantoinase/oxoprolinase family protein, with the protein MQNIIIGWDVGGAHLKAARAENGVIAGAVQVACPLWLGVAELDRAFDEATAAIGRAPVNAITMTGELCDAFATREEGVAGLAAIMARHLDPGRAVFYAGRSGFVETCDIAQQATGIASANWHASASLTGLHVREGLFIDMGSTTVDIIPVSEGRPANLGYSDAERLIHGELVYSGLTRSFLMAGPKLVPFAGQWTPLMNEWFASMADVHRILGQLPDGADLMETADGREKTKASSCARLARMIGRDSGEADETAWEWLARFFAEAQLREIMDAAALVLSRGHIAPGAPVIGAGIGRGVIRDLSGRMGRPFAAFDDLIVANPEARAKACDCAAASAVALLASAQFPA; encoded by the coding sequence ATGCAAAACATTATTATCGGATGGGACGTCGGAGGTGCGCATCTGAAGGCCGCGCGCGCGGAAAACGGCGTGATTGCCGGCGCCGTTCAGGTCGCCTGCCCCCTTTGGCTCGGGGTCGCGGAACTCGATCGCGCTTTTGACGAAGCGACCGCCGCCATCGGCCGGGCTCCCGTCAATGCGATCACCATGACGGGCGAACTCTGCGATGCCTTCGCCACACGTGAGGAAGGCGTTGCGGGGCTTGCTGCGATCATGGCGCGGCATCTTGACCCGGGTCGCGCGGTTTTTTACGCGGGCCGCTCCGGCTTTGTCGAGACGTGCGACATCGCGCAACAGGCAACCGGCATCGCTTCGGCCAATTGGCACGCCAGCGCGTCACTGACCGGACTGCACGTGCGAGAGGGGTTGTTCATCGACATGGGATCGACGACGGTGGATATTATCCCTGTCAGTGAGGGACGGCCAGCAAACCTCGGCTACAGCGATGCGGAACGCCTTATTCATGGCGAGCTTGTCTATAGCGGTCTTACGCGAAGTTTTTTGATGGCGGGTCCGAAACTTGTGCCATTCGCCGGTCAATGGACGCCGTTGATGAACGAATGGTTCGCCAGCATGGCCGATGTTCATCGTATTCTCGGGCAGTTGCCGGACGGCGCCGATCTGATGGAGACGGCAGATGGGCGCGAAAAAACCAAGGCTTCCTCCTGCGCGCGGCTGGCTCGGATGATCGGGCGCGACAGCGGCGAGGCGGATGAAACAGCCTGGGAATGGCTGGCGCGATTTTTTGCCGAGGCGCAACTGCGCGAGATCATGGACGCGGCCGCTCTCGTTTTGTCACGCGGCCACATTGCCCCAGGCGCGCCTGTCATTGGCGCTGGAATCGGGCGCGGCGTCATTCGTGATCTGTCGGGGCGGATGGGCCGTCCCTTTGCCGCTTTCGATGATCTCATTGTGGCGAATCCGGAAGCGCGCGCAAAAGCCTGCGATTGCGCGGCTGCATCAGCCGTGGCGCTGCTCGCCAGCGCTCAATTTCCAGCGTAA
- a CDS encoding RimK family alpha-L-glutamate ligase, translating to MSLSDRQQAPREALNGPRIALAVDLYDWHARDLVAAFARAGVVAVPLRLSQCGFDTRRPNGLVIPGFGADLPDAVFVRAIGSGTFESVTLRLDVLHCLGEMGVPVLNSARAIEVCVDKAATSFALARKGIPTPPTWTVQSQQAARQIVRREAGRGPLVLKPLFGAQGFGLKLIRREDDLPSIEAADGTYYLQRFIAVERNGFRDIRFFVSEGEVIAAMTRHASQWITNVKLGARPEWCEPDTKMIDLALRAAAATGADFAGVDMIFDAAGALQVLEVNSMPGWRGLQKVAPFSIADKLAANVLARIGRSRAKAVG from the coding sequence ATGTCTCTTTCGGATAGGCAGCAAGCGCCGCGTGAGGCATTGAACGGACCCAGGATCGCGCTGGCTGTCGATCTTTACGATTGGCATGCGCGCGATCTCGTGGCGGCTTTCGCGCGCGCGGGCGTCGTTGCCGTTCCGCTGCGCCTTTCTCAATGCGGGTTCGATACGCGGCGGCCGAACGGCCTTGTTATTCCAGGCTTTGGCGCGGATTTGCCGGATGCGGTTTTCGTTCGCGCGATTGGGTCCGGCACGTTTGAGAGCGTGACCTTGCGGCTCGATGTATTGCATTGTCTTGGCGAAATGGGCGTGCCGGTCTTGAACTCCGCGCGCGCCATCGAAGTCTGCGTCGACAAAGCGGCAACAAGTTTCGCGCTTGCTCGCAAGGGGATTCCGACTCCCCCGACCTGGACAGTCCAATCGCAGCAGGCTGCCCGCCAGATTGTGCGGCGCGAAGCCGGTCGCGGCCCCCTTGTTTTGAAACCTTTGTTTGGCGCGCAAGGGTTCGGCTTGAAACTGATCCGGCGCGAAGACGACCTTCCCTCCATTGAGGCGGCCGATGGCACTTATTACCTTCAGCGATTCATCGCGGTCGAACGCAACGGTTTTCGCGACATTCGGTTTTTCGTGTCGGAGGGCGAAGTCATCGCCGCGATGACGCGCCACGCGTCGCAATGGATCACCAATGTCAAACTTGGCGCCCGGCCGGAATGGTGTGAGCCGGACACCAAGATGATCGATCTTGCCTTGCGCGCGGCAGCGGCGACCGGTGCGGATTTCGCCGGCGTGGATATGATCTTTGACGCGGCGGGCGCCCTCCAGGTTCTTGAAGTCAACAGCATGCCCGGATGGCGCGGCCTGCAAAAGGTGGCCCCGTTTTCGATTGCTGACAAATTGGCCGCGAACGTCTTGGCGCGGATCGGGCGATCACGGGCGAAGGCTGTAGGGTGA
- a CDS encoding DUF447 domain-containing protein: MIREVIVTTVDRSGQAHMAPLGLIEDGEGWIIAPFLPSATHDNLLESSVAVANYTDDARIFAGLITGRRDWPLVPATKISVPRLADALAHAELKVAHFKADAERPRFHCKILHKEQHAPFEGVNRAANAVVECAILLTRLHMLPRDKIDLEIAYLAIAVEKTAGPREKEAWSWLMQKREAYYAGN; this comes from the coding sequence ATGATCCGCGAAGTTATCGTCACGACCGTCGATCGTTCAGGCCAAGCTCATATGGCGCCGCTCGGTCTTATCGAGGACGGGGAAGGCTGGATCATCGCGCCCTTTCTTCCCTCCGCGACACACGACAATCTTCTGGAGTCCTCCGTCGCCGTCGCCAATTACACCGACGACGCGCGTATTTTCGCCGGACTCATCACCGGACGGCGTGACTGGCCCCTTGTACCCGCAACAAAAATTTCCGTGCCGCGTCTTGCGGATGCGCTTGCCCATGCCGAACTCAAAGTCGCGCATTTCAAAGCCGATGCCGAGCGTCCCCGCTTCCATTGCAAGATTCTGCATAAGGAGCAGCATGCGCCATTCGAAGGGGTCAATCGCGCCGCCAACGCCGTTGTCGAATGCGCCATCCTCCTGACCCGGCTGCACATGTTGCCGCGCGACAAAATCGACCTGGAAATCGCTTATCTGGCGATCGCCGTTGAAAAGACCGCAGGCCCGCGCGAGAAAGAGGCTTGGTCGTGGCTCATGCAAAAGCGCGAAGCATATTACGCTGGAAATTGA
- the mch gene encoding methenyltetrahydromethanopterin cyclohydrolase produces the protein MVANAAQLRIKVSKGEAGETIIDAGKNARGGIEAGIAIAEICLGGLGTVGLAPTGGNPKWPYELCVRSTDPVIACLASQYAGWALSHGEGKSAFFALGSGPGRALARKEPLFSELEYRDTATRVTLVLESDKPPPREITEKVARDCGVSPENVTFIFAPTQSLAGGVQVVARVLEVALHKTHELKFPLARVVDGVASAPLSPPHPDFVQAMGRTNDAIIYGGQAHLFVTGPAADAKALAEQLPSTMSRDYGRPFAEVFKAYKGDFYKIDPMLFSPARAIVTAVDTGETFHAGKIDQALLDVSFG, from the coding sequence ATGGTCGCGAACGCCGCCCAGTTGCGGATCAAAGTTTCCAAAGGTGAAGCGGGCGAGACGATTATCGACGCCGGGAAAAACGCCCGGGGGGGTATCGAGGCGGGTATCGCAATCGCCGAAATCTGCCTCGGCGGCCTCGGAACGGTTGGCCTTGCTCCGACCGGAGGCAATCCGAAATGGCCGTATGAGCTTTGCGTCCGCTCGACCGATCCCGTCATTGCTTGCCTCGCCAGTCAATATGCGGGCTGGGCCCTCTCGCACGGCGAAGGCAAATCGGCGTTTTTCGCGCTGGGCTCAGGTCCGGGGCGGGCGCTGGCCCGCAAGGAGCCTTTGTTTTCGGAATTGGAGTATCGCGACACCGCGACGCGCGTGACACTCGTGCTCGAATCGGACAAGCCGCCGCCGCGTGAGATCACGGAAAAAGTTGCGCGCGATTGCGGCGTCTCACCGGAAAATGTGACGTTCATTTTCGCGCCGACACAAAGTCTCGCAGGCGGTGTTCAGGTCGTGGCAAGAGTGCTCGAAGTGGCGCTGCACAAAACTCATGAGCTTAAATTCCCGCTGGCACGTGTCGTCGATGGCGTGGCCTCGGCGCCGCTGTCGCCGCCGCACCCGGATTTTGTTCAAGCCATGGGACGCACCAACGACGCGATCATCTATGGCGGTCAAGCGCATCTGTTCGTGACAGGGCCTGCTGCCGATGCAAAGGCACTAGCTGAACAGCTCCCAAGCACCATGTCGCGCGATTACGGGCGTCCGTTCGCCGAAGTGTTCAAAGCCTACAAGGGGGATTTCTACAAGATCGACCCGATGCTGTTCAGCCCAGCGCGGGCCATTGTGACAGCCGTCGATACCGGCGAGACGTTTCACGCGGGAAAAATCGATCAAGCCTTGCTCGATGTCTCTTTCGGATAG
- a CDS encoding HisA/HisF-related TIM barrel protein: protein MREDAIEVIPVIDLMGGAVVRARHGLRQDYAPIMTPISKTSGPLDVIAGLLAIHPFGTFYIADLDRIESRSGNTQTIESVTAAFPGHVFWIDAGMRDAIEARSWLAQHKGAHLVLGSESLESATVLSDLVENDRIILSLDFRDDRFIGPKNLYDRPHLWPRRVIVMTLARVGSDAGPDMDRLLEVRRRAPSLMIYAAGGLRGADDLLRLEQIGISGVLVASALHDGRLTGGDLAAAENKIKGA, encoded by the coding sequence ATGCGCGAAGATGCGATTGAAGTCATTCCGGTCATCGACCTGATGGGCGGCGCGGTGGTGCGCGCCCGCCACGGCTTGCGACAGGATTATGCGCCGATCATGACGCCGATTTCGAAAACCAGCGGGCCTCTCGACGTTATCGCCGGGCTTTTGGCGATTCATCCCTTTGGGACATTCTATATCGCCGATCTCGACCGCATCGAATCACGGAGCGGCAATACGCAAACCATCGAGTCAGTCACAGCGGCTTTTCCTGGTCATGTATTTTGGATCGATGCTGGTATGCGCGACGCTATCGAAGCGCGGTCCTGGCTTGCTCAGCACAAGGGCGCGCATCTTGTCCTTGGAAGCGAATCCTTGGAAAGCGCCACGGTGCTTTCTGATCTCGTGGAAAATGATCGAATTATTCTCTCGCTTGATTTTCGTGACGACAGATTTATCGGACCAAAAAACCTGTATGACAGGCCACATCTGTGGCCCCGCCGCGTCATTGTCATGACCCTGGCGCGGGTCGGCAGCGATGCCGGTCCGGACATGGACCGCCTTTTGGAGGTCAGACGCCGCGCGCCCTCTCTTATGATCTATGCCGCCGGAGGACTTCGCGGCGCCGATGATCTTTTGCGTTTGGAGCAAATAGGAATCAGCGGCGTTCTCGTCGCCTCGGCACTGCATGATGGCCGTCTGACCGGCGGCGATCTCGCCGCGGCGGAAAATAAAATAAAAGGGGCCTAA
- a CDS encoding DUF6513 domain-containing protein codes for MSERLLFLTGHLAYPRLERIMRSLGETPFTWEIRDIGVKVAALMTEAIILRRLGRPVAVDRIILPGRCRADLAHLQDQLGVPVTRGPDELSDLPAYLGRGGQAKDLSHFSIRIFSEIVDASALSIDALLARAAELRKSGADVIDIGCLPDTPFPHLEDSVRALKAAGHKVSIDSANRHELARGAGAGADFLLSLEENTLDIAEGSGATPVLVAAPHGDLDSLVRAADAAVRRNLPFIVDPILDPIHFGFTASIARYIETRRRLPHAEMMMGTGNLTELTEADTGGITALLMGICSELDIRNVLTVQVSPHTRRTIEEHDAARRLMFAASTESALPKGFDAGLVSLHDLSPYPLTREDIAGLAAEVRDTNFRILTADDGIHIFNRDGHYISRDALSLYPKLGVEADGAHAFYLGAELAKAEIAFALGKRYTQDEPLDWGCATDKQEETKDRLREAGHTLRAKV; via the coding sequence ATGAGCGAGCGCCTCCTCTTTCTCACAGGCCATCTTGCCTATCCGCGATTGGAGCGGATCATGCGTTCCTTGGGCGAGACGCCGTTTACTTGGGAGATACGCGATATCGGGGTAAAGGTCGCCGCGCTAATGACTGAAGCAATCATCCTGCGCCGTCTTGGCCGGCCTGTGGCCGTGGACCGCATTATTTTGCCCGGCCGCTGTCGCGCCGATCTCGCGCATCTCCAAGATCAGCTCGGAGTACCGGTAACCCGCGGGCCAGATGAGTTGAGCGATCTTCCCGCCTATCTCGGACGCGGCGGTCAAGCAAAAGATTTGTCGCATTTTTCCATTCGTATCTTTTCCGAAATTGTCGATGCCTCCGCGCTTTCCATCGACGCCTTGCTTGCTCGGGCAGCGGAACTGCGAAAGTCAGGAGCGGATGTCATCGATATTGGCTGTCTTCCCGACACGCCGTTTCCGCATCTGGAAGACAGCGTCCGCGCTTTGAAAGCGGCTGGGCATAAGGTCAGTATCGATTCCGCGAACAGGCACGAACTCGCGCGCGGCGCCGGGGCAGGCGCTGATTTTTTACTGAGCCTCGAAGAAAACACACTCGATATCGCGGAAGGCTCGGGCGCAACGCCAGTTCTCGTCGCCGCGCCGCATGGCGATCTCGACTCGCTTGTCCGCGCCGCCGATGCAGCGGTACGGCGCAATCTCCCTTTTATCGTCGATCCGATTCTTGATCCGATCCATTTTGGATTTACAGCGTCTATTGCCCGCTATATCGAAACAAGACGGCGCCTCCCACACGCCGAAATGATGATGGGGACAGGCAATCTCACCGAATTAACGGAAGCCGATACCGGCGGTATCACGGCCCTTCTTATGGGCATCTGCTCCGAGCTTGACATCCGCAATGTCCTCACCGTCCAGGTGAGCCCGCATACGCGGCGCACGATCGAGGAACACGACGCGGCACGCCGGCTCATGTTCGCGGCATCCACTGAGAGCGCCTTGCCAAAAGGTTTTGACGCCGGGCTTGTCTCTCTCCACGATCTTTCACCCTATCCGCTGACACGCGAAGACATCGCCGGGCTCGCGGCAGAGGTGCGGGATACAAATTTTCGAATTCTGACAGCTGACGACGGAATTCACATATTCAATCGCGATGGGCATTACATTTCGCGCGATGCCCTTTCCCTTTATCCTAAGCTCGGCGTCGAGGCGGATGGCGCGCATGCGTTTTATCTGGGCGCCGAACTCGCCAAGGCCGAGATCGCTTTTGCTCTCGGCAAGCGCTACACACAAGACGAGCCGCTCGATTGGGGCTGCGCGACGGACAAGCAGGAAGAAACCAAGGATAGGCTTCGCGAAGCAGGACACACTCTGCGCGCGAAAGTCTGA
- the fae gene encoding formaldehyde-activating enzyme has protein sequence MAKINKLCVGESLVGDGNEVAHIDLIIGPRGSAAETAFANALTNNKDGFTTLLAVVAPNLLVKPATILFNKVTIKNATQAVQMFGPAQHGVAKAVADSVAAGVIPVGEADNLFICVGVFIHWDAKDNQKIQDFNYQATKESIARAVSGEPTPAYVVAQRNIAKHPFAPN, from the coding sequence ATGGCAAAGATAAACAAGCTCTGCGTCGGCGAATCGCTCGTCGGTGACGGCAATGAAGTCGCTCATATCGACCTCATCATCGGACCGCGCGGCAGCGCCGCCGAAACGGCGTTTGCGAATGCCCTCACAAACAATAAGGACGGCTTCACCACGCTGCTCGCGGTTGTGGCGCCGAACCTGCTCGTCAAGCCCGCGACCATTCTGTTCAACAAAGTGACGATCAAGAATGCGACCCAGGCCGTGCAGATGTTCGGACCGGCCCAGCATGGCGTCGCCAAGGCTGTCGCAGACAGTGTCGCGGCGGGCGTTATTCCGGTAGGCGAAGCCGACAATCTTTTCATCTGCGTTGGCGTGTTCATTCATTGGGACGCCAAGGACAATCAGAAGATTCAGGACTTCAACTATCAGGCCACCAAGGAATCGATCGCGCGCGCGGTCAGCGGCGAGCCGACACCGGCCTATGTCGTTGCACAGCGCAATATCGCGAAGCATCCTTTCGCGCCGAACTAA
- a CDS encoding triphosphoribosyl-dephospho-CoA synthase, with protein MNEIASAFSAACRDEVEAPKPGNVHVFADGHRMTVRDFLRSAEAAAPALCKPSTPIGERILSAVEATFVAVGMNTNLGIILLCAPLAAAAESREDMHVALHKTLSGLTVADAAATFRAILRASPAGLGTARRHDVHGDADVTLLEAMQEAAGRDKIAFQYASDFVDVFETGMGALTSARDRGWPAPWPVVSVYLAFLAGFPDSHIARKHGLETAARVQGEARFALERYMNTANPGDALQDLLIFDQNLKAAGLNPGTSADLAVATVFVERLTHILINRRNNG; from the coding sequence GTGAACGAGATCGCCTCGGCATTCTCCGCCGCCTGCCGTGACGAGGTCGAGGCTCCCAAGCCCGGCAATGTGCATGTTTTCGCTGACGGCCATCGCATGACGGTCCGTGATTTTCTGCGCAGCGCCGAGGCCGCCGCGCCAGCCTTATGCAAACCGTCAACGCCGATTGGCGAGCGCATACTTTCCGCCGTAGAGGCGACTTTCGTGGCGGTCGGCATGAACACCAACCTTGGAATCATTCTTTTATGCGCACCCCTTGCAGCTGCTGCGGAGAGCCGCGAGGACATGCACGTTGCTTTGCACAAGACTCTTTCCGGATTGACGGTCGCGGACGCGGCTGCCACGTTCCGGGCGATTCTGCGCGCCTCGCCTGCGGGGTTGGGCACGGCGCGCCGCCACGATGTCCATGGGGATGCGGATGTCACGCTGCTGGAGGCAATGCAAGAAGCGGCCGGCCGGGATAAGATCGCCTTTCAGTATGCGTCTGATTTTGTGGATGTCTTCGAAACCGGAATGGGCGCCTTAACGAGTGCGCGAGACAGGGGCTGGCCCGCCCCCTGGCCGGTGGTAAGTGTTTATCTCGCGTTTCTGGCGGGTTTTCCCGATAGTCATATCGCGCGCAAACATGGCTTGGAGACGGCTGCGCGGGTGCAAGGCGAGGCGCGGTTTGCACTGGAACGCTACATGAACACCGCAAATCCTGGGGATGCGCTGCAAGATCTTTTGATATTCGATCAAAATCTTAAAGCAGCCGGATTAAACCCCGGAACCAGCGCGGATCTCGCTGTCGCGACGGTTTTCGTAGAACGTTTAACTCACATCTTGATCAACCGGCGCAATAATGGTTGA
- a CDS encoding aminotransferase class IV — protein sequence MMRVWQDGRIIAPEDAHVAITDRGLLLGDGLFETMAVCRGKVCDLEAHLARLNAGLDILGFARSVDIPKLRADIAQYLAAEGAVSAVLRVTLTRGAGPRGLAPPEAPHPTILMTLSQMPPKREAPVSLRIATVTRRNEHSPLSRIKSLPYLDNVLALSEARAQGADDALMLNTRGAIACASAANLFIIRDGRLETPPIGDGALPGTIRALVLSMAKQAGLAPVETSLAISSLGAADHVFLTNSLSPLTEAGQCNGMPLQRRAGAARDKLCSMLMTHFEEG from the coding sequence ATGATGCGTGTCTGGCAGGATGGCCGGATCATCGCGCCGGAGGACGCGCATGTGGCCATCACCGATCGCGGTCTCTTGCTCGGCGATGGCTTGTTCGAGACGATGGCGGTTTGCCGCGGCAAGGTCTGTGATCTCGAGGCGCATCTGGCACGGCTCAATGCCGGTCTCGACATTCTAGGGTTTGCGCGAAGCGTGGATATCCCCAAACTGCGTGCGGATATCGCGCAATATCTCGCCGCCGAGGGAGCTGTTTCCGCTGTTTTGCGCGTCACCCTGACGCGAGGGGCGGGACCGCGCGGCCTTGCACCACCCGAGGCGCCGCATCCCACGATCCTCATGACCTTGTCGCAAATGCCGCCGAAACGCGAAGCGCCCGTTTCGCTCCGTATCGCAACGGTGACGCGGCGCAACGAACACTCCCCGCTTTCCCGCATCAAGTCGCTGCCCTACCTCGACAATGTGCTAGCTCTGTCCGAGGCCCGCGCGCAAGGCGCGGACGACGCGCTGATGCTGAACACACGCGGAGCCATCGCCTGCGCGAGTGCCGCCAATCTCTTCATCATCCGGGATGGGCGCCTGGAAACGCCGCCCATAGGTGATGGCGCCTTGCCCGGCACCATACGGGCACTTGTCCTTTCAATGGCGAAACAAGCGGGATTGGCACCGGTCGAGACTTCGCTTGCGATCAGCAGCCTTGGCGCGGCGGATCATGTTTTCCTGACGAATAGCCTCAGCCCTCTAACGGAAGCCGGGCAATGCAATGGTATGCCGCTTCAGCGGCGGGCAGGTGCCGCGCGCGACAAGCTCTGCAGCATGCTTATGACGCATTTCGAGGAGGGATGA
- a CDS encoding (5-formylfuran-3-yl)methyl phosphate synthase, which produces MTLMLASVANPAEAETVCAGGADILDLKDPSKGALGALDVDDAARIVRSIGKRLPMSAAAGSPGSPSTLADAVAAMAATGVDYVKIGFSPDRATADCARALAPQAKNTRLIGVLFADYAPDWDFLRIMASNGFAGAMLDTAKKGKGRLLDHMDIAALDRFIGRCRENKLLCGLAGSLEAPDVPRLLPLEPDYLGFRGSLCHGRVREDAIDPSLVGIIRDLIPREVEATRNEPGVDWRLLLGRGFVAAKEQFVETDLIFVHDLVLPCAIGAYDFERGHTQNVRFNIDADVLRNDARFDDMRGVFSYDVIIDSIKIILGRGHVDLIETLASGVADEILRYPCVARVCVRIEKLDVVRGTVGVEIKRERTAEHSIATARVAALPGNAA; this is translated from the coding sequence ATGACCTTGATGCTGGCGAGTGTCGCCAATCCGGCCGAGGCGGAGACGGTTTGCGCCGGCGGCGCCGACATTCTCGATCTCAAGGACCCATCGAAAGGGGCGCTCGGCGCGCTGGATGTGGATGACGCGGCACGCATCGTCCGTTCGATCGGCAAGCGTCTGCCGATGAGTGCCGCCGCCGGTTCCCCAGGCTCGCCTTCGACCCTTGCCGATGCCGTCGCGGCAATGGCGGCGACGGGTGTCGATTATGTCAAGATCGGCTTCTCGCCGGACCGGGCAACCGCCGACTGCGCGCGTGCCTTGGCGCCGCAAGCCAAGAACACCAGGCTCATTGGCGTTCTTTTCGCCGATTACGCGCCGGATTGGGATTTCCTGCGGATTATGGCCAGCAATGGTTTTGCCGGAGCAATGCTCGACACCGCCAAGAAAGGTAAGGGCCGCCTTCTCGATCATATGGACATCGCCGCGCTCGATCGTTTCATCGGCCGCTGCCGGGAGAACAAGCTCCTGTGCGGTCTTGCGGGTTCGCTCGAAGCGCCCGATGTGCCGCGCCTCTTGCCGTTGGAGCCAGATTATCTCGGATTTCGAGGCAGTCTCTGCCATGGGCGCGTGCGCGAGGATGCAATCGATCCTTCCTTGGTTGGAATCATCCGCGATCTCATTCCTCGCGAGGTTGAAGCCACCCGCAATGAGCCAGGGGTTGATTGGCGCCTCTTGTTGGGGCGCGGATTTGTCGCCGCGAAGGAACAGTTTGTCGAGACGGATCTGATTTTTGTTCATGATCTCGTGCTTCCCTGCGCGATCGGCGCCTATGATTTCGAGCGCGGCCACACCCAGAACGTGCGTTTTAATATCGACGCGGACGTGCTGCGCAATGACGCCCGGTTTGACGATATGCGCGGCGTTTTTTCTTATGACGTCATCATCGACTCCATAAAAATCATTCTCGGGCGGGGGCATGTGGATTTGATCGAGACCCTGGCGAGCGGCGTCGCGGATGAAATTCTGCGTTATCCTTGTGTCGCGAGGGTCTGCGTCCGGATCGAAAAACTCGACGTCGTGCGCGGCACAGTCGGCGTCGAGATCAAGCGCGAACGCACTGCGGAACATTCCATCGCCACGGCGCGGGTCGCCGCGCTTCCGGGCAATGCCGCGTAA
- a CDS encoding flavoprotein encodes MSKVVTPRWGWALTGSGHFFNECIELARELEHVDLFVSKAAGEVLRQYKQQLDLPKTARVYKDTAASSPQVGYFYHGVYHTLVVAPATSNTVAKFVYGISDNLASNVFAQAGKCQVPCIVFACDTAPELLTRAPDGMVKVFPRRIDLENTEKLKIFEATQVAESLKDLIEFIGRRRSELKPA; translated from the coding sequence ATGAGCAAAGTCGTTACGCCGCGCTGGGGTTGGGCGCTTACTGGCTCTGGTCACTTTTTCAACGAGTGCATCGAACTTGCGCGCGAATTGGAGCACGTCGATCTCTTCGTCAGCAAAGCCGCCGGAGAAGTGCTACGCCAATATAAGCAACAGCTCGATCTGCCGAAAACCGCCCGTGTCTACAAGGATACCGCCGCGAGTTCGCCGCAGGTCGGCTATTTTTATCATGGGGTATATCACACGCTCGTCGTGGCACCCGCGACCTCAAACACCGTCGCCAAATTCGTCTATGGAATCTCCGACAATCTCGCGAGCAATGTTTTCGCCCAGGCGGGCAAATGCCAAGTCCCTTGTATTGTTTTTGCCTGCGATACTGCGCCGGAGCTTTTGACCCGTGCACCCGATGGCATGGTAAAAGTGTTTCCCCGGCGGATCGATCTTGAGAATACCGAAAAATTGAAAATCTTCGAGGCGACACAGGTCGCGGAAAGTTTGAAAGATCTAATAGAATTCATCGGCCGGCGGAGGAGCGAACTGAAACCCGCATGA